The proteins below are encoded in one region of Takifugu rubripes chromosome 1, fTakRub1.2, whole genome shotgun sequence:
- the LOC101067828 gene encoding olfactory receptor 5F1: MMDNASAVRIFTLSGLNETMNYRIAIFSVTFLYYCVVLFVNISLIAIIFLDENLHEPMYIFLCSFCINGLYGASGFYPKFLFDLLSFSHEISYEGCLLQAFVMYSFACCEMSILAVMAYDRYLAICQPLQYHSFMTRRRISVLVCSSWLLPLCIFSLSIFLTSTLNLCGSKIQKLFCVNWVIYELACSESNTLANNIISHATTLIYVFHGFFIIWTYIHLAITCTKSKEDRVKFVQTCIPHLVSLIIFLFVIVFDLMFTRFGSNNLPNSVINLIGIKFVIFPPLVNPIIYGFKLQKVRCKIAGYMSRK, encoded by the coding sequence ATGATGGATAACGCCTCTGCTGTCCGGATTTTCACTCTCTCTGGGCTAAATGAGACCATGAATTACAGAATCGCCATCTTCTCAGTCACTTTTCTATATTACTGCGTGGTTCTGTTTGTCAACATCTCCCTCATCGCAATCATCTTCCTCGATGAAAACCTGCATGAGCCCATGTACAtctttctctgcagcttctgcatcaACGGCCTTTACGGGGCCTCAGGATTCTACCCTAAATTCCTCTTTGATCTCCTGTCCTTCTCCCATGAAATCTCATATGAGGGCTGCCTGTTGCAGGCTTTTGTCATGTACTCCTTTGCTTGCTGCGAGATGTCCATCCTGGCCGTCATGGCCTACGACAGATATCTGGCCATATGTCAGCCACTGCAGTACCACTCCTTCATGACCAGAAGGAGGATCTCCGTGCTGGTGTGCTCCTCCTGGCTCCTGCCCCTCTGCATTTTCTCTCTGAGTATTTTTCTGACCTCCACACTGAACCTGTGCGGCTCGAAAATTCAGAAACTCTTCTGTGTGAACTGGGTCATCTACGAACTGGCCTGCTCTGAATCCAACACCTTGGCCAATAACATTATCTCCCATGCCACCACTCTGATTTATGTATTCCACGGGTTTTTCATCATTTGGACCTACATTCACCTTGCCATAACGTGCACTAAATCCAAAGAGGACAGGGTCAAGTTTGTACAAACGTGCATTCCACACTTGGTATCTCtaatcatttttctctttgtgatCGTGTTTGATCTGATGTTCACGCGGTTCGGCTCCAATAATCTGCCCAACAGCGTCATTAACCTGATCGGTATCAAATTTGTGATTTTCCCTCCACTTGTTAATCCCATAATCTATGGATTTAAACTGCAGAAAGTACGGTGCAAAATCGCAGGTTACATGAGCAGAAAATGA